In Aythya fuligula isolate bAytFul2 chromosome 21, bAytFul2.pri, whole genome shotgun sequence, the DNA window atttaaaaggcaATAACTGTTCTTGATTTGGATTTGTTATAGCTCGGAGATACCAAGGCAAGTAAGTTTTCTTCTAAGCAAGCTTTTAATGAATATGTGCTCTAGAATGAGGAATTTTAACAATTTCTCGGCACAAATTAGTGAAGCAGCTACTTCATTAGCCTTGTCTGCCTTTGCTGAGGCAAACCTATTTGTCCTGGCAGGTAAAATTTGATGTACGGCAAACTCAGGTATCCAACTGAGGAACAGCCTAAATGATGAAATACTACTGAAATACACCTCAGTTCTGTACGTATGGATACAAAGTGTAAAAACCCctaaagaagaaatacttgGAATTCCTACAACTTTCTAGAACAGCAAAGGAGTATATTTTCCCTCCAAAAACCCCCAAACACCTGTAATTTCCATTTATTAGCACATGTAAAtgctaaaacaaaatatgtcaATATATCAGGATACAAAAGAGACTCACTCCCTTTCTAAGTTGTCGCTGTTTTCTTGGCCGAGTAGAGTGTTCACATGATATTTATTTTGGGATACACAGCCAATACAATCTTGTTTGTCTGTGGGGTGGAATGTGGCTATTCCAGTCTCCTTTGATTACTTTTCCCAGCTGAATTAGGGAATTGATCCCTTAGTTCAGCAAGCAGAGGCTTGCAGTTTGATTTTGTATTCTGCCCCTGTTGCAATTTGAACGTATTTAGCTGATGAAGGAACAACTTCCAGATGTAGGAGGCCACAGCCGGTCAGAGGTTCAGGCTGACAGCCCAAATGTCTGAGGTTAGGTGCACAGCATCAACAGCTATCGTTTTTAAaggctattttttaaaagcacaggtTCTCAGGTTTTGTTTCCCAGGTGGCATGCTGTGACATGGAGAGGCCAAGTGTTGAAATGACCCCTTCAAACATGCTTTGCCCTCAGCTGTAAGGCCTGAAGGCAATTGTCTCTGAAATCAAATTTGTGATGGCAAAAGCTTTGGTGCAAGTGAATGGATGTGGTTATTGCCTTTCCCTACCTGGGAAAAGGGATGTCATGACAAACTGGGGacttttttgcatttctgacagGTAGGTGGATAAATGCAACTTTTACCTCTGTCCTGAGTGGGCCCAGAATTTTACCTAAAAGTTTTTGGAGAGGAGGAATACTGGTGCTGCAAAGGGCAGTGCTTTATGGCTGTATACAGGCTGGGAGGAAGATTGCTATTACTGCTTGTGCTGACCAAAGAAGTACTGCTTTACTGCCTGCGATGTTGACTACCTTAGGTGCAAAGAAATTGTCTAATCACAGCTGCAAAATGTGGCACAAGCTGCAAAACCCACCAAAAATTTGAATTCCATGCACTGTAGCTAAACTGCCCCAAGTACCTGGGTTTGCTACTTAAAAGTTGCTGCATTCCTAATAATGAACTCACATCAGTGATTTGCTTGTAGACCCACCCATGTCTAGCAATGCCAGTACATGCTTACTTGTGTAATTAAACACAGATGGACCACAGTCAGTATCTCGTGCTAAAGCATTTTGTAATCGTTTATGGAAAGTCCCAACATGATGAGAAGAGGAAGATGCAGGGGGTATTCAGCTTCTCCAGTGTGACTCTTCCTCTggaaccaaattaaaaaaaaattggtgGTGCTACTCAGCTCTCTGCCACCGTAATCTAATAACAAGAATTCTCAGTTTCAAGGTTGACTGGCTAATCATATAGGGTGTGATTTAatttatactaaaaaaaaaataaaaaaaataagtgggaGGTAGGAGGAAGAATCTCCACCAAAACATTGAAGTACGAGTTGATATAACAAAGGGGGGATTTCTTGTGAATCATCATAGTCTAGAAATAGAATTATGTGTAATCTCAATGCTTACAGTTCTAAGAACTGAATATTAACAACTTGACCGTATGTTGAGAgtcttttcactgttttcaatttactttggaatatattgtatataatgTACCTCATGCTGTAGAATTCCTAATTCCTCCCTGGAGATACAGtcagggtccctgctgtgatATACCTATTACAATGTCATTTCCAGCAGAGTTTATGGACCTACAATGATAAATGGTGGTTTCACAGCAAATTTTTGCTTAGGTATTTCAACTTAGTCATACAGTGTCTGATATTATGGTAAATCTGCATTTCAATATGTATTGTATATAAGCAATAGGAATGACATAGGAATTCCTTGagatatataaaataaggaaatagtTGCTGTTGCACAAAGGAAAACGAAGAAAAAATATTGGCCATAGTGGGTCTCCTTAAAATGTTTGGAACATTGTAATGACTCACTaagttttgaagaaagaaaaatgttattttgaccATGAAGCTGGCAAATTCTACCATTTTGATTCCTCATTGGTAATCTCTGTAAAAGCTGCCCTACCTTGGGGCTGAAGCGTATGACTTTGGTCTCTAAGGCTATCGAACTAGTACTGTAAATCAAAACtactttcattttataaataaataaataaataaatgtattcttAACTTGGCGACAAGCTGGCCCATTATTTTTGGGCTTTGGTGCCAgtgttcagattttaaaaaggcCATCTCAACCCTCACAGGcatttttgacattttcccATTAACAGGGTTGGTATTTGAGGGCTTGAGAGTGCTTTGTCTGTGTTAAGATTCAAACTTTTAACACCTTAGATCTGTCACCAGTTCACtggaaaatgctattttgattTTCCTCATTAGCATCTCTGAAATAGGGGGGGAAATTAGCACATCTCTCATTTAACATTAACTGGAACATATTTTTGCCTGTAGCAGTTTGCTGATTGTGAGATTTCTGTACTGCTGACTGAGGTGGCTTTGCAAAATTcttataaatagaaaataagaagttttttttcctgtgaaatgaCCAGCTAGAGAAAAAACTCATTAATCAGGGAAACAGGTACAGACCAACAACAGTGCCTAACACTGATCATGTAAACACAGGCTGACAATGCTGTCTGAACAATCAAGCAGAACAGTTTGGTATACGCTAACATTTTGTCGGGGAGAAAGTCTAGTCAAGTGGTTAAAATCAGGGAATAAGGATCAAAATGTCTGTGTTGTTGCTCCAGCTCTCCTACTGACTAGCTGCAGGTGAATCACCTTGCCTCCCTGTCATTTAATCACTGACAAAGGGCCAAATTCCCCCTAAAAACTGAGGGAACGACACTTTTTGAATATATCCATGTCTTCAAATCATGGAGTGTGGAAGGTAAAAGTGGCCACTGGGTAAATCATATGAATTTGTGTGACAGTGCAAATTGTTCCTGTTGAAACACTACAGATCGTTTAAGGCTGGGTTGCATtaactttttctgtctttcatgtaCCCCATAGCACATCAACTATTTTCTGGCAAAAATACTACCCAGGAAAGAGAAGACCTCTTGTTACCTCGTCTATCAGCTGTGCACCATTTAACAACTACCTGCTTTCTGTCTTGTCTATGCAAAACCAAGTACAGTTCACCTTCTACCCTGCTTTGACCTCATTACTGCTGtagcagaaataaagaatagCAGCAATGGCACCTTTCATCTCTAGGGATTtcaaagcatttggaaaaactGCACCAAGAGATGGCTCCTCTTAGGTAGTTATTAGAGGCCAGAGAACCCAAGGCACCATAGTGCAGGCTTTGGAGagaacaaaaacagagcaaattCTGCCACCTACTGCTTCCCTGCACATCTACAGTGCCCTTATTTTCAGTGTACAGACTAAATCTTGGTCTGCTCCAACCTGGTTGAGATTTTACTGAGATTATGTTCATCAGTGGGATTGCTGTAGTTAAGCCTAAAACACTTCAGAGGCCAGATTAAGTGATTTGCTCTCAATATTTGTAAgtaacagcagcagtgaaaactgGCCCCGCAGTACGTAGTGATATACATGGTGAGAAATGTCCGTGcctgttttacagaaacaaatacttGGGTTGcactgaatatatatttaatattactGATAACACAAAACATCAGGAATTCTGAGGGAAAGCAGGCAGTCCAATGACAGCACTGACATAACAAAAAGCCCTGTCAGAGCTAAAGCACCTGAgggaatagaagaaaaatataggTTTGCCTGTACCTACCAGTGGGTTTTTATAGAATTCCTCCAAAAAGAAAGAGTTTAAATTTCTCAAAAGAAAGAGTTTAAATTTCTGTCTCTGGACAGTATCAGCAACCAGCATATGGGAAGCCAGATTTTCTGTATCAGTTCAGGAATTcaaatttgctttgttttcatttttaaaaaatccgTAATTTTCTCTGTATTGGCTACTAGACTGGGGTACACAAGATGTTTAGACAACACACGGCCTCTAAGCCTGTTCTCCATAGGCATTTCTCTGTCTGGCATGAGTGTCACCACCTTGAGATGAACTGGGAGGACGAGGCTGTAAGTTTCCTGACAGTTGATGCTACTGATATGAAGGACATCAGGACTGCCATGCAAGAAGGAAGCTGTTTGAAACTTAAGGGAGATTCCAGCAGCATTCCTCCAGGGATCTTTAACTAGCTCTCAGGCCAACCACTGTCAAGGACAAGGGCTACCATCAGGTCAgtgttctttttaaatatagtgCTGACTAAACTTAGTGGCAAATCTGCTGTGAAAATTTACAACTTGCAGTATTTACCTGACAGGCTTCCAGACCCTCTTGCCCAAATATACAGTTCCTTAAATTAGACCTGAAATATGTCATAAGGCAGCAGCCTAAATTACATATTGACAGCACTGAAGCAAGTAAGTACATATTTATGCAGCCAATCCTTATTTCAAAAACTGGACTGGCTtgttcaatgtatttttaaggtatttaaGCAGTCCTAGGCTTGGGAGCTCTCTGGGCCAGGGGCTGTCTTTTTACAGCTGAGTTCTGCACAATGAGGCTGGCGTCCTTAGGGGTTGGTGcaactgaaagaataaaagtaaGTGATGATAAAGAGCAATTTCCCATAAAATGACTGTGCctagagattttttctttcttagcaaACATTAGTGCCCCAGAACAACTAGTATATTACTTATGTAACAATTTCCTTATGGGTCATTGTTGAATAGAACTCGGGTCCTTCAGTACCCAAAGTGAATGCCCCTGTCACTATGActacaaaattatttccaagaCAGAGTTCTTCTCTTTACCAGCTAACTTAGGAGTTACTTCACAGTTATGTATAGAAAACTGTAGTTCTGTTCTCCTGCAGTCCTTGAATATCCCAGAGTTAGTCCTTTGTGAAGTAATTTCCATACAAATAGCCTTATTAACTTGATTAGATTTTAAATGATAGGAAaatacccaaaaaaaaaaaaaaaaaaaaaaaaaaagaggatgtcTTCACTGGAGACAGCAGATAGCACAGACCAGGTTCATGACACGCTGCAGCACTTTCCCTGATTATAGCTGCCTGTGAAAACAGGTGGTGCCTTTGAAATGTGAGCTTGAATTATGGATTAAATAAGAGGTTTCAACAAAGATCATGTCACATTTTGGGAAGTTTATGCATTCTTCATTCAGATGAGTAACAGGGCAGTATTTCTATGAGGGAAGCCACAGTCTAGAAAAGAAGGTCCAAATAtgaattctttttaaaagctagtaattttttttcttgacctgGTACAACCCCATATGGCAGTAAGAATATCATAAATGTACTGCAGCTGAGATCTGCTTAGACTGGTTAGACTTGCAGCAAAAAGCACAGCAATGGCATCGTTTGAAGATAGTGCCTTGGAAGAGCTGATCATTCCATCTCAGTtcaacaaacagaacaaaaggttggttttggttggttggttaaAGGAAAAGAGTAATTGCTAATGGCAGACAATTCAGTGGTTTTGTCAccaatatgaaaaataaatgtttaaatatacaGGTGAGCTTTGCCAAATACATGTGGCTAGAGCAACTGCCatcaaagaaagcttttttacATTCTTGCAGGAGCTGGGTAAGTCAGAATCCCACCCAGGAGCTATGCATGCTCAAGGGTGCTGTTCAAGGAAATCAGTGCAATGGTGTGTGCGGATTTGGAGGACAGGACTTGGCAGGCATTATATCTTCATTAAGTAGTGCTTAAATTCAGACCAATGAAACTGTTTTACCAGAAAACTGACTTAGCTCTTTTTAAGCACCTTCCaaggaatatttataatttctgaAAGAGGCCTTCGGACCATGCGAACAACCTCTTGTCACCAACCTATCTCTTCTCCCTGATACCCTGCCATTTTGTCTCTGTGACCACCCTCACTTCACAGCTGGCTTCCACAGTCCCCAGTTACTGCAGAACTTGCCAACCAGCATCACTGTTCCTCGTCTGCATCCCAACCCTGACTGAGATTCTCAGTCCAAAGAATGTAGCTTCTTGTTTGTGCAGCTCATCTGGGCTGACACCAGGCTCCTTCAAGGCAAGAAATATGCTTGCTTTGAGAGATGTGCGTCAATTCTAACTACCACCTTGTCTCTTTAATGTCACAGAAGTTCAAATATGAGGTTGATTTCATGCAATCAAGGCTGTCTAGAATGTTTTCAGAACAGACAGCTGTATCTCTATGCAAAATTGAAAAGACTGGTGCACTCTTGCTTTCCAGTCACAGGTGACCATAAGGCCCcgaaactaaaaaaaaaaaaaagtttttcaagaAAAGGTTGGATGAATCCAACATATctgcaaaataatttgcatctgaagaaaaaacaatttggtATGGTGATATAgtgatagatagatagatagatagatagatagatagatagatagtgATATTTCATGGTAATGCCTGATTGGATATTTCGCTATTGATCATTAGGTAATCCTtgtaattttataattattcCCAAGACTCCCAAAGTGTCACACATTGATGAATTATGCCTTACCAGTTCAGAAGGTCCTAGAATAAACATTATCTATCTACTTGTCTGGTAGAAATTAAGTTCCAAACTGGATCCATATTTCAGAGGCCTCCAAGTCCAAGAATATTTAACACCGGGTCTGTTTCCAGTTTATCTCTCTTCTTTGTGAGGTTATGCTATTTTCATCATTAATTTCCCATCTTCCTGAAAAGTGCACATCTTCAGAGTGGAACCCAGCACCTCTGTTGTATCTTTCTGTTAGCTGACTGCATTTTCTATTTGCTGTTCTTAAAGCATAGGCAAAAGGATTGTTGTTTTAGTGTCCCTGTAATGTAAGTCCTTAAAATTTCTGAAGATTTGAGGGTGttgtgaaatgtatttgttaGACATAACAAGAGTATTTATTATTGAAGGACTCCCTATCACAGCAATGTAAGTGTAGGGTTAAATGGCATGGTTTGTATCACAGGAAGCATCGCTGTCTATTAACTGTAAGTGTAGGTATCCTTCATTGTTATCTGCTATTCTTTCTTCAATGCACTTACCCGGTATAgtacatgaagaaaaagtgtGTATATGCTTACCTCTGCGTATTGGCAATAAACTAGATATACAGCATCAGAAGCTAGGATAATGATAGATCCAAATGGCCAGCAAGACAGTATAAATGAGGTATTACCGACGCAGTCCTGTGTTTGAAGTATTGCTTTCAGCAGTGGCTCAACCTTATGGTTGGGGGGTTCTGTCTGGAATAAGTTAGGTCGATTACATTttgcatcagaagaaaaaaaagggggtgggggaaagcCTTATTGTCAGTTCCATTGTATCTGAAGTTTTGTCTTGCAGGCTATTCGAGCGATGCATTCAGGATAACAATGTGTACATTCAGCTTTTGCTACTGGTTTGATTCCACTGTCACTGAACTCAGACCAAGAGATGGAGAAGCCTTGACTCCTTCTGTCGAGTTCAGCGGGCTTGGAGGCTTGAGTCACCAAAAGGCTAGTTAGATATCTGTGATGCATATTTAGTATTGCTGAAGTGAAAGCAGCTAATCACTTAAACAGTTCAAAGCAGATATTTTGCTACTGGGTATTATTAATCATAACTGACATGTCTTATGGAGTtgtgcattttttatatttaagagGCTCTCtatcaaaatgcatttcatcCACTTAGCTAGCTAGCATGCTTTGCTTGATTCCTCTGGGTGTCGTAGTTGTGCATTTTACTTGTAAATGGCTCAATAGTTGAAGAGATTAGACCTGTGCCTGGGGAGCCCTGCCCTGTCAGCTTACAGGTTTGAAATGAACGTTTTCATACAAATTTCATAGATAGTACTTGTGCATCTCAGTAATTCCCTGTACCACAAGCAGGTAATTTCTTTCCATATACAAGCTTTGGTTTTAGAAGCATAGtaggtaataataataaatgtttaatttactataaatatttaatatttatgaatgATTGATGACCAGACTTTTAAACAAACTGATAGAGCTGTATGAAATGGAAGAGTATCCTTGTGCAATTGTCTAAGCCATATTCCAAATATTACATGGgctttgttttactgttgaGTTGGATGCCTgttttatatattcataaaaaatattagcaCATGGATactaaaatacacttttttgtAGTGATATTGACAATACAAGGGATCTGGATGGACTCCTTTGCAAATACAGGAATTTCTGTACCTTCCAATTTTCATTCCATGTAAGGAATTCtttgtggattatttttttaaatagtttttcaaGAGAATATGTTTTTTATAACACAGCACCTCAAGCAGGTCATTTTTTGGTTGGCAGTTCACTGACTACTTTCACCtattttgctttcaatttttttttttaattatctttggTCTCCCTAAGGCTTAGAGTCCAAAAACAAGCCACACGATGCTTTATCTAATTTTCAGGGTTCTTGCTTCTCTAAAAGATTTCATTAACAGTGCTACTTTCTGATTCATGCAATGAGCTGGAGGTCTGCATACATCTCTGCAGGGATGTCTTGCAAAGATAAGTGAAGAATCGCTTTACCAATAGGTGCCACTGTTGCTCAACACGTTTATGTCTGAATCATCAATGTCCTTCAGTTCAAAATACATTCAacctcaaaaaacaacaacaacaacaacaacaacaacaacaaaactaaatcACTGTGACTAAAATGTGTCTCTGTGCAGAGGTAGAACTCCAAATACATTCTGGCCAGAGGTTTGTCCATGCGTGCTTTATCTTGTGCCTAAAAATCCTTACAGTATTGTTAATATTGAGCAAAACTGTTGACGGAAGAGATAAATATGCATTGAGTTAATTACAGATACATTTAATCTAAGACTTTAATTTGGTGCATGTTTATTGTTGCACCTCAGACCCACAGCAGCTGAATCTTGCAGATATCTTCTCTGGACCAAGCATGATTTAAATGCAGAACTTGCATCTAACTGCGATAAGAATTTGGACTTCTGTCAGCGCTAAGTATCAGGGTGCCCCATCCAGCAACGTAAAGGCCACCAACTGCTATTTTTTCTGGGCTTACTGTTTGGTAATGTAAGGCCAGCTAATGTAGTTTGCAGCTTATCTACCCTTAAATGCTGTTCAGTATGTAAAGCCAAGGGCAGCTGAGGTCTGCTTGCTAACTACGTTCGGAGGAACCTTGGTTCACCTTGTCCTTAGGTATTCAGCCATTTCATATGCTTACTTTACTTTTGTCTGTTTCAGGCATGTTATGGAATAATATaagtttcttttctcctttctctgtaAAGAAATGTATAGCAAGctgtataaaaatgaaataataacaaaggACAAAGCAACTAGAGATTTATAACCTTTAAGGTTCTGTCccactttgctttttttaattcagctatTCATTGACTAGAGTCTGACAggtataaattttgttttcagtgatttaatATCTTCTGTTGAAAAAATATTCCCAGCCATCTGCAGCTCAGAACGTAACCCAGCAACTTGTTCTAACCAGCAGTCAGCTCTCTCTCTGCCTGCGTAACCTAATTCCCATTCCTTCCGCACAGAACAGATCACTCTTACGTATATGAGCAACAAGCTGTATTAAGTAGTACTTAAGATCACACTAAGCCGTTTACATAGAGGtgtctcttgcttttctgtctctcacTAGCTGGCCGAGGGCTTGCAGATATTTCTGACTCCCTTCATAGTCCAGGATTCTATCAATATTACGAGGACGACGTCCCTGCCTGGAAGGGAGGCTATGAGTTGTAGCAAAAGCAGAAACTGGTGGCTTTTCATAGGAAATGGTGTAGACACTCCTCATCATTCCAGCTTCTTTCTTGTGCCATTTTTTCATCAGGTGCTCGAGCAGGCCGTAGTTGGTAGGTGGTTCTGAGACAAGAAATGGTTAAACGTTATGAaggataaaattaaatatttggtCCTGGTGTTGTTATTCCACAAGGGGCACGGGGAATGCTTGTACTATTCTGACAACAGATTAAGGACAGACTGAGATCTTTTTGTTCCCAGGGCATGTGTGCATCCCTCTGGCTGGAGGGGGAAATCACTGCTAGATATTGCCAGGAAAGCAGTGAAGATACAAATGTAGAGTCTTGATTCTTCATAGTCTCTCTGGTAAGTATTAAAGAAATTACCAGAGGTGTATATATCACTTAAATTCAGAAACATACTAACACTCACTGAATTCTCCTGCCAGTTACAGCTCACAAGTCCccttgttttcagctgctgtctgGCATTATTGCATAGGTAAGAGCAATGTTTCCACCGAAGGCTTATCCTACACAGCTTCCCTGCAGCCATTAAGTGTAGTTACAAGGATAACATTTCCACTTTAGTGATCATAAAACTAAGCTACTGACTGGGTAAGAAAGCAGCTAAATTTCACTGGAAAATCCATTTTCagactgattttaaaaacagaagggcTGGCTCTAAGTCTATATGTTCACCACTGCACCATTTTATGTTTgaattaataacaacaaaagctaCCAAGAATGGGGAAATCTGATTTCTGAGGAATCCAGGCAAGCTTGCGTCCATTCCAGCTGcggaggggaggcagcagagggtCATAACCGTGTCTATTGTATTTATCGTCATATTCTGATACTAAATTTCGGCTTCTTGGTTCCTCGTGATGTGTGAagaagtgctgtgctggcaggccCTGCAATGAGATGCACATGAAACTGTGCCATTTGTCTCAGTGCATAGCATTCAGATGGCTTAGCATGTTTTTGAGTCCAACCAGTGATACCACAAAATTTTGCAAATGCTTACATTACTTTTACTTACAACTTAATCCCTGAAGATAAAGGCATTTGCCTTTAAAGGAAGGTAAATTTCCAGTTAAACAACAACATCTGTACACCATGAGATCTGATTTGTCTGATTTCAAGACATTCATCATACATTTGCAGGAACATTTAAGCCTGCAACTGAGAAGCTGATTTTTTCGTGCTGCTGGAATGTTGCGTTGTACATTAGCATTTCACATACTCTCTAGCTGTCTGTCAGGAGAGAATGATCAGCATATCTGGGGATGGAGAAGTACATTAGAGGAAAGGACATTCTACCAAATGATACTTACGGGAAAAGTGTTATTCTGGGACTCATTTAAATGTAGTTCATTCCTATGAATTGGGGCTGTGCCAATCATCTTTTACCAGCAAGGTTTTACTAAAGCCCACAGAACGTCCTGAAGACATGATCCCCAGTCCTAGCTAGTAACATGCTGATTTTCTTTATGGACACTGGTTTCCCTACCAGGCAGATACTGGGTAAACAATCAGAAAGAACCAAGGAGTACATGCTGTTTGTCTGCCTAGAGGCATCCCACTTTAATCACGCCTACAAGGGAGCACTTTGGATCCTGTTAAATGGCCATAGAGCTGCAGTGCCTTCTTTTACACGTATACATGTTTAGGGATATAAAACATGACATAGGTAGCAGTTATAAATCATTGCTGTTAGGGATTGTTAGCACACACAACCCTgcatctgaatttttttttttacttacctCGTATTTCTTCCTCATGGTTCTTCTTACTGTTTGTTCTGGTTTGTGATCTGGGAAGTAAACGAAGTCTGTGCTGTATATGCTGCGGCCAAGTTTCCCAGTGGGTTTTATAAACTAGAGAGATATACAACACTCAGGGGATGGCAAATACAACCTGGTAATTACAGAACTTCTGTTCCAGAGCTACTTTTTCCAtctatgcattttaaaagcacttaTTTGAAAGGAACTCTGCACCACACACTTATCCGTAGATAATAAAATCAGCCGATGCAATCAGCCATTGTAAAATACTGGACTGATTCTTTGGTGTAAATATAAGATGCAAGACAGCCCTTGAAAAATTATTCATGGTTTGGTGTTAAATACTGTCACCTGCCATGTGAACTAACATTGGAAAAGGACAAATTAacccatttttctctctttttcccaaCTTCCTGACACAGCAGGCCAGGCTTTGCAATATATTGTCTAGCATTTTGCTCAAGTCCAgttggaaaaatacaaagaaatgttaTGTCTTCTCTGGAAGACTGTTCCCTGCCTTATTTCTTCAGttacaaaagctttttcttaatattctcattacttttcagtttatttcacCCTCATTTATAATC includes these proteins:
- the C21H1orf158 gene encoding uncharacterized protein C1orf158 homolog; amino-acid sequence: MINKAHVKRIPAPGKGALVRQRNMIASIKDGRDWWKIEPKYSTKVLIGNWLEERKRFIKPTGKLGRSIYSTDFVYFPDHKPEQTVRRTMRKKYEGLPAQHFFTHHEEPRSRNLVSEYDDKYNRHGYDPLLPPLRSWNGRKLAWIPQKSDFPILEPPTNYGLLEHLMKKWHKKEAGMMRSVYTISYEKPPVSAFATTHSLPSRQGRRPRNIDRILDYEGSQKYLQALGQLVRDRKARDTSM